From the Verrucomicrobiota bacterium genome, the window CGGTCGGCGCAGCCTTTGATTCGACCACCACTTTGTTGAGACCCGCATTGAAATCCGGCAACCTCGACATACTGCCCAATGCCATGGTCCGGAATGTGACGGTTGATAAATCTGGCAAGGCCAGTGGAGTCAGCTACATCGACAAGGTCGATGGAAGGGAACATCAGGTCAAAGGGCGTGTTGTCGTGCTCGCGGCGAGTGCCTATGAAACCGCTCGACTGTTGCTGAACTCGAAGTCCAACCGTTTTCCTGACGGACTGGGAAACTCCAGCGGAAAGGTTGGCAAATACATCACCGACTCGATCAGCAGCCGCTTCAGCGCACAAATACCGGCTCTGGAAAATCTCCCCATACACAATGAAGATAGCGTAGTTGGGCAGCAGGCCTACGTTCCCTTCTGGCTCTGCAAGGAACAAGCGGCGGGCAAACTCGATTTTCCCGGCGGCTACAAATTCATCATGGTAAGCGGTCGCAAAATGCCGAATCTCAACACCGGTAAAAGTTTTGATTCGCTCTCGGACAGCGATGGTATTCCCTTCGGCAAAAAGTTAAAGGAAGATGCCCGACGTTATTACGGGTCGATGCAAGGAATTGGCGCACAAGGTGCCATGGCCGCCAACGATGACTGCTTCTGCGAACTGGATCCCGAGGTAAAAGACCAGTGGGGCATCCCCGCCCTGCGCTTTCATTGGAAGTTTTCTGAAGACGATATAAAGCAGGTTGCCCACCAACAGGAAATGATGGGCAACCTGCTTGAAGCCATGGAGGCCAAATTCAACCGTCCGCCCGACACGGAAAACCCGCTCAAGGCAGTCAAGGAAGGCGGCCAAACCATTCACGAGGTGGGCGGGGCGATCATGGGAGCGAATGCTTCGAACTCGGTAACCAACCAATGGTGTCAGACCTGGGACGTACCCAATGTTTTTATCGCCGATGGTGCTCCCTTTCCCGGTACGGCGGATAAGAACCCCACCCTGACCATCATGGCCCTGGCCTGGCGCACCGCGGACCACCTGATCGGGGAAATTAAGAAAGGAAACATCTAGCACTTTTTAGAATGAATGATGACTCATTTCTTAAAATTATTTGCGGCAGAGCAGGATGCATCGCCACTAAAAGAGGTAGGGCTATTGCGTCCTCGCAGTGCCGTCGTTAGGACAAAGATATAACATGAATAAGGAAAACAACTTTCCACGTATCAACCGCCGTGAAGCATTGAAGTGGATTGCTTCGGCGGCAACCTCCTTGCCTGCACTTGGCGCGTCTTCTCTACCCTTAACCCAAGCTTCGGCAAGTACTGTCACAGCACAGGGCTACGGACCCGATCCAGATCTTCTTAAGATCTACCGCCCGGGTGATCTTTGGCCACTCACCTTGAGCGATGAACAGCGGCGAATAGTCATCGCTTTGTGCGATATTATTATGCCGTCCGACGACCAGTCACCTAGTGCTTCGTCTTTGGGCGTTCACGATTTTGTAGATGAATGGATCAGCTCGCCTTATCCGGACCAGGCGAAAGACCGGAAGCTCATCCTGCAAGGCCTTCCCGGGCTGGATGAAGAAGCGCAAAGGCAAGGAGCCAAAAACTTTGTGTCCCTGAAACTCGCCGAACAAACAGCGATCTGCCAAGAACTTGCCCGATCAGCAAAAGCGAGTAACAAAAAGTTTCCCGGCAATTTCTTTTATCTTATGCGCAACCTGATCGCCGGCGGATACTACACCACTCCGGCCGGGATGAAGGATATTGGCTACACCGGCAATGTCGCCCGGACACACGCCCCTGCTCCGCCACCGGAAGCTTTGGCACACCTTGGACTCAAGGGAGAGAAGTAAAACATCTCAGCAGAGCCGGAGGCTCTGGCCCGACCATTTCACCAGAACAGAAGGCAGGGCTATTGCGCGTGCCAAGCCGTAGCCTGTTTGAGCGAAGGTTGGGCCTCGTTATGCCGCCGTATCTTCCAATAAGCGCATGACTTCCATTTATTCTTCAAATTCTCCCCACACCTGCTTCAGAAAAAATGTCACTCAAGTTCCGGTAACAAATCCTGGCCGCGTTCTCCGGATCGTATCCTTCCGCACGCCAAACCAGTGAACTGACTTCCGGACAAATTTCTCCGCGATAGCCTCCTTCATAAAACAGGGAAAGGACACGTGCATGATCGACGGTTCCTGACTGTCCAGGAAGTTCGAATACCACCTTCTCATTTTCCTGAACTGCATCTTTCATCACAACATAACTCGTGTATGGCAAAGCCATATCGACTGTGCTTTCGATGGACATATCACGGAAGGCGAAATGGCTATAATCGTAGACCATTCGCAGCTTGGGATTGTCGCCAAGTTCATGAATCATCCACACGGCTTCATCAGGTGTGGACATCGCGTGACCTCGGTGTGGTTTAATTGCGAGGGTAATGCCCGCCGCGGCGGCAAGTTCCAGCCACTGCCCCACCCGGTCGCGAAATAAATTCTTTTTCTGGCCCCACTTCCCACCACCCAAAACACCTTGAATCAGCGGAAGGTTATCCACCTTAAGATCATGGGCTAACTCAAGAAGCCGTTTGACCCAATCCAAATTACTTTGCTGTTTTTTGACCTCCTCACTCGGAGTCGGCAGTCCCATGAGAGCACCCAGGCAGCGCAAGAATGCTTAGTATAGCGCAGCTGCCACCCTTCAACCAGTTTCTTCGTGAAATAACTTTCATTCAGGCTCCATTGAATTGTGAAAAGGCACATACTAAATCGATTAAAGCTAACGACCGATTAGTCTCCCTATGCGGTAATTGATATAGCGCTTCGCCCGCATGAGCTTTAACGATAGCTTCTCGCTATGGGATGCCGGTGCAACATAGATAATTCCAGAGCGGAGCTTATCAAATGGTTCTGGCAAATCCGGGGAATTAATTTCATTCAACAAGTCGTTGAGCGCCACCACTAAAGCGTCCAAACCAAGTTTACCGGCAATTTCCGATGTCATCTGCAATCGCTGGCGAGTGCGATCCAGGGAAACATTCTCCGAATAGATAAAAGCCCTGTCAGCATTTTCCTCCACCTCATGTGCCAATCGCATCCAAATGAGACGGCGTTCCCCTTCGGAAATGTTTTCCTGAGGGGTCTGAAGCAAGCGTTCGATGTCACCGGGACCATTCCATTCCAAGCTAGGAAAATCGTACACAATTTGTTCCACCTCTTCTCCGACAATGTTTCGCACCATTTGACGCTTTTTAGAAGAAACACCTCTAGTTCCGTCTCCAAATTCGCCGAGTGAATAGGCGGAATGCAGTAGACCGGCCACGACTTCCTGAATTCTCCCTCCACTGTGTGCTATCACACTGGCAGTTCCAACAAGATGAGATATAAACGTTTTTCCGTTCGCACGGTACTGACCGGTAAAAATTATAACGACTAACTCGTAAGCTTCGCGAACCGTATTTAGATCGTCCCTACTAGATCCTCGCTGATGAAGTTGATTATACAATTGGATAATTGTTTGTGCAGGAGTAAAAGTCATTAAGCAAAATCATTAAAATTATGTGTGGCTTATTTCCGCTCGGAAAAAGATCTGATGGCAAAATTTATTCATAACAGGCATCTAAGCACTCAACTTGAATATAGAGTCTGACTTATAAAGTAACACTTCGTTGAAGACAGTACAAGCCCCCAATAACTTTCCATCCGCGGAGAAACCGACACCCTTTGGACCCTCTTCACCCACCAGGGTAGCGATCGAAGCCATTTTGCGCATAGGCTCATGCTTGGAAGGTAGGCGATGCACCTCAACACTGCCATTTTCATCAGTTACTGCCATAAAGGGATCCTTAGGATGAAAGGCAACTGAGTGAAGTGCCCGATCACCAAAGTGATAAACATGAGCTGGTTCACTTTCTATTCCGGGATTACCCCCGCTATGGCATTTAAAAAGTGATATCCCGGATTTCCCTTTGGGGTCTTCATTTAAATAAAATTCCTTGTAAGTAACTATGAGCGACTCTCCATCTGATGAAAAATCGATACCCTGTGGCGTCGCCAGACCGTGAAGGACTAATTCTTCGACAGGGATTGACTGAAAAGGTACCGATTCAAATTCAAAACTGGTTCCTTTCCTTCGATAAAGCGTAATACCAAATCGACCACGGTTGGCAACCGCCAGCCAATTGCCTGAAGGATGAATGGCCACTCCTCCTGGATAGCTCAACCTGGATTCATCTCCCCAAATATGAAAAACCGGTTCTACTTCTTTTTGATCCACGTTGTCGGCGGAGCTCAATTCAAACACTGCCAATGAATGGCAATCGCGCCCAACTCCGATAACATAGTTTTCGCATGGAGTGAAAATCGCATCGTGCACAAAGTTTAGCCATTTGCCGTTGATAATAGAGCAAGTGGGGATTGAATCGAATTGGTCTTTGGAGTCGCTCGACTTTGAATAAACAGTCAAAGAAGAACCACCAGAGTTTCCGACGACGATGTGGTTTCCAGATTTACTAAATGCAACCGATTCAGGACGCAGTAGCCCAGACATGCTTCCAGTAATCGAACGATATGGAACAGGTAATCCCATTAAAAAAGCCCAAATCCAAGGAAACGGAAGTCTTCTCCTCGCTGCTGAAAGAACTCTTTCGAATAAGCGTCGTGGTTTAGATTTGTTATGCAGGATGGCCATATAAATAGGAACTTCGGATACTTTATGAGAAGCCGGTAATCATGAATGAGAATTGGATCTGGAAGAGACAAAAATACCACCGCCCAATTGATTTAACAAAGGATTGATAGAAGAAGGAAAAATAACAGCGTAACCACCGACGACCAAGTAATCCACGCTGTTGGCGTTGAGCGCCTTTATAAAATCCAGAAAGTCCGGGTTTAGGTCAATGTCCATGGTCTACCGTTTTCGGGCTCTATGGACAGTCTTGTCGAGACGAGGTGGAAATGCATAAGGATATCCGTATGCGACGCTATTGAGATAAGCAGCAGCAGAAAATCGATCGGCAACTGGCTGTCGCGACCAATACTCAGAGTTTCGCTCTTCAGTTTGAGCGTGCGAGCGCATACTAAAGGCACTTCGGTCGAGTCGAAAGCGTTCCATTTGAATACGCTGCAAATTGCTCATAGCTTGATCAATGCAAAAGACCCGATAAATCCGAGCAATGTCCAATGTTTTCATTGTGCTTGCTGGAGTTCCGTCAGTTTCAGAATATCCATATCACTTCATGAATTGCCTAATGACGCCCAAGTTTCTTCTTTCAATTATCTTTTTCATCGGATTCGGCCTTTGTGCAAAGCAGCCCAACATCCTTTTCTTCCTCGTCGATGACCTTGGCTACATGGACATAGGGGCGAACAATCCCGACACCTTCTACGAGACACCCAACATCGATCAACTCGCGGCAACCGGTATGCGTTTCACCGATGGGTATGCAGCCAATCCTGTGTGTAGTCCGACGCGTTACAGCATTATGACCGGCAAGTATCCCAGCCGGGTCGATGCGACCAATTTTTTCTCGGGAGCTAGGGAAGGATTATTCAAACCCGCTCCGCTGAATGACGTGATGGCATTAGAAGAAGTTACCCTGGCAGAAGCACTCAAGACAGTAGGCTACAAAACCTTCTTCGCCGGGAAATGGCACCTCGGTTCCACAGAAGAATACTGGCCAGAGAACCAAGGCTTCGAGATCAACAAAGGTGGTTGGGCACTTGGTGCGCCTAGGTACGGAAGTAAGTATTTCTCTCCTTATGGAAATCCACGCCTGGAGGATGGGCCTGAAGGCGAACACCTACCCCATCGACTGGCCGACGAAACGATGAAGTTCATGGAAGACAACAAGGACGGACCGTTTTTAGCCTACCTTTCCTTTTATTCGGTTCATACACCTTTGATGGCACCCGACCACCTGGTTAAAAAATACGAGGAGAAAGCGAAACGACTTGGCCTCGTGGGCAAAAAAGAATTTGCCCATGAAGAACAGGTCCTGCCGATTCAACAGGAACGCCAGGTTCGCATTTCTCAACAGCACGCCATTTACGCCGCTATGATGGAATCGATGGATACGAACCTTGGGCGCGTGCTGGATAAACTCGAAGCGCTCGGGATCGCGGACAATACCATCGTTTGTTTTACCTCAGACAACGGTGGTCTCTCCACCAGCGAGGGTCTGCCTACTTCCAACCTCCCGTTGCGTGGCGGCAAGGGCTGGACTTACGAAGGTGGCATCCGCGAACCCTACCTCATCAAATGGCCGGGAGTAACCAAACCCGGAAGCGTTAACACCACACCCGTCTGCAGTATCGATTTTTACCCCACACTTCTGGAAATCGCCGGAGCGGATTTCGATCACCCCATTGATGGGATCTCCCTTGTTCCGGAATTACGTCAAAACGGTTCTATCGAACGCGAGGCCCTCTACTGGCACTATCCTCATTACAGCAATCAGGGAGGTATTCCTTCAGGGGCCATCCGCATGGGAGATTGGAAACTCATCGAACGCTACGAAGACGGACGCCTGCATCTGTATAACTTGAAGGACGATATCGGAGAAAAGAACGACCTGGCAGAGAAACACCCCGATCGCGTTTCCTCAATGAAAGCCAGGCTACATACATGGTATCGTGAAGTAGACGCAAAATTCCTTCGACCAAAAGAACCCTGGAGGCCGAAATGAAGGGAAAGAGAAAAAATATTCACAGGCTGTCAAGAATACCGCGCACTGGACTTAGCTGACCTGGTTAATATACAAGACCAGACGTCGAATGGTCCCGACGTCATACTGTGCCTTAATAGAGTAGTGCACAAAGGAAAGATCATTTTCCTACATCGGATGAATACTATAGATATGTTATCAGTCTAGGGTTTTTCCAGTTCTTAACTACAGGCGACCTGAATTTACATTGAATTATGCCTTCCTTTTTAAGTTGGCTGATTACAGGTGCCGCCAGCTTACATGTGACTCCAGACTCAAAGCAAAGCTCGGCTATATCCATTTCGTTCGCAAATCGCTTTTCTCTAAAGCCATCAGATAATGCCTCTTCAAAGACAGCAATTTTCTTTGGAACCATCACATCCAAATTCAACAAAAGCTCGTCTTCTTTAATCTTTTCGCGATCAACATCGAAGTTTGCTTCTCCAGCTATCTTGTCATTTTTCCATGCAACCTCCAAAAACTTGTTAATACCCAATGGATGCTTACTCCCAAAAATTAATCCGTAAATATTCCCAGAGTCCTTTTTAATTGAAAAATGACCTAAGTAAACTTTTGAAGACGGAGGTATCAGATTCTTGTAATATCTGAAGGCTTCTCTATGGATATGAAAAGAGTCCTCCGGCTTGCCGATTTTCTGCTTTATTGCAGGATGATCTCTAAACCTATGGAGAGTATTTGTAGAAAGAAAAAAGATAAAGTCTGCTCGTGGGCAATTAATCAAGGTGCTAAAAACACTATCGCTAACTGCATCAACCCCACATTGATCTGCTATGAGTAACTTGGCTATTCTTCGATTATTTAAGATGTTTCCATTCTCTTTTAGAGCTGATTCAAAATCGATAGACCGAATATCTAAAGCAACTCCTGTTACCGTAAGGCCTTCATTTTCAATTTTGGATTTCAGGTGATCTATCTTTCCCCTATCGAGATCAAAGAAATGAACAACCTTTTTAACGTTCTCCCAACTTGCTAGACGCTGATCAAGCGCTCCTTGAAGCTGCTTAAGAATTCGTACCGGTGAACCAGATACGTTATTTGCGTCTTGTCCAGGCCCCGCAAAGAAATCGAAAATGTGCAATTCGTCAAAAGGAGCATCTGGTCGCGATAAAAATACTGGAATCCATGCTTTAACGTAGGCCTCGAATATTTCCAACTTTGTCAGTGTTCCTCCATCATACGGATTATCGTGAAAGTCGCAAGCCTTCATCTAATCAAGCGAAACTAAGGTGAGAGAGTAAATCGAGCCGCCTTTCCTTCGAGGCAACCTCGTTGACAGCAGACTCAGGAAACTCGCTGTAAGTCCTGCCATCAAGTTCACGACCCGTTTCCTTTTTTCGAACTCCTCCCCATTGTTTGAAAAAGAAGGGTACTTTGTATGAACAGCAAAGCTTGCGAATATTTCTTACCCATTCCTTTTTCAGAGGGCGAGCACCTCTGCCACTTTCTCCGCCAACTATCACCCAATCAATACCGGATAAGTCGAAAGTGCCAAGGTCTTCTAATAGCGGCTCAACAGACAGAAAGGTATGCGTTGGGTTAGATCTTCTTAGTTCCGAGACACGTGGAATACCATACTGCTTATCCTCTACACTAACTCCCCACCAAATATGCGAGGCTTCCGCACCTTTCTTCAGCTTCCCAGCCAGCAGGTTAGCCATACGCGTGGATCGCTTGGTGAGAATCTGGTATGTATGCCAATTGGCCGCCAGCATTACATCTACTACCTTTTCAATATACTCATCGGATATGTCTTCGTGAAATAGATCGCTCATTGAGTTCACAAAGATCTTCTTCGGACGAGACCAGCGAATAGGATCACCCAATTTTTCAGGAACGAGTCTAAGATCGAACCCAAACTCAAACGGATGTCCAAGAGTTCCTCTAAATCTTTCAGCAAGAGTCTCCGCGTAACAGTGCTTACAACCCGGACTTACCTTGGTACATCCCCGCACTGGATTCCATGTCGCATCTGTCCATTCTATTTTAGATGTTTGACTCATGTGATTTTATGTTCACTACTTTTCTATCGATTACAATCTTAAATTCAGCACAACCGCCCATTAATGAATCCAACGATGGGAGGAATATCCTCATTTATTTAGCACATTGTATATCAGGGTCAATGGAATGAGGTGTGCGAGACGTGACTGATGGTTTGGTTCAATTGACCTTATGCCCTACCAACAATAGAATCAGTCGGGAATCCGAAGACTGAGCGGTTTTTGCCAGGTGTCCGGCGGGTTGATATCCACATGATCCAGCACCGGTTTTTGAGTCTCTCTGAATGCTACCATTTGAGCCAATAAGTCTTTCACCACTTTCGGGTTCCTGGATGCGACATTCTTTGTTTCGTAGGGATCATCTTGAATGCGATAAAGCTCGATGGAGGCATCCCGCATTGGATCGTCCACCATTCTGATGCTCGGACCAAGCCGAACCAGTTTCCAATCTCTGGTGTTGACCGCATTGCGTTCAAAAGGGATTTCGCGGTCGGGGTTCGTTTCATTTTGAGGAATCCTCTGACCCTGAAAGTAGGAATGGAATACCCAATCCTTCCGTTTTTCTTTTCCTTGAAGCACGTCCAAAACATCCTCTCCGTCAAAAGGATTACCCGAGGGTGCACCACCGATTATACGAAGTATCGTGGGAAACACATCGATGTAGCGAATCGGTTCTGTCAGTTTTCGACCTCCTTTGATTTCTGCGGGCCATCTCAATGCTGCAGCGACCCGGATTCCGCCCTCATAAACGGACCATTTTCCATCTCGCAAGGGATCATTCAGTGAGCCGGTCGGTACGGCTCCGCCGTTGTCAGATGATAACAGCAGGAGAGTATTATCGGTGGCGCCGGTGCGATCCAAAGCATCGAGAATGGCTCCTACCTGCTCATCGAGTGACGTCATCATCGCAGCCTTTTCACGGCGGAGTGTGTTCTTTATTTCTGGAAACAAGTCATAGTGCTTTTGCAAATAATCGTTGGGTGTATGAATGGCATTGAAAGCGACATAGAGAAAGAAAGGTGACTCATCACCTTCGGCCTCTTCAATTACCCGAACCGCCTCTTCACCGATCAGCTCAGTGCTGTAACCGGGTTCGTAGTTTAACTCCCAATTTTTATGCCAATCATGCAGACCCACAGTGCTATGATCAAAAAAACCGATAGCCCCACCCGCATGCCCCAGAAAAGAAGTAAAGCCTTTGCTTAAGGGATGATTCTGTCGGCGCAACCAACCCAAATGCCACTTCCCGGTGATGGCACGCGTCTTATAACCTGCCTCCGCCAAGGATGCCGGAATCATCACCTCATCATCGGGAATGGATCGCGTCCCCCAGGTTTTAACCGTCACGCGTTGCAGTCCATAGCGAATCGGATATCGCCCCGTCATCAAACCTGCCCGAGTCGAGGAGCAGAGAGAAGTGACATAAAAACGATCGAGCTCCACACCCTCGTGGGCGATACGATCGATATTGGGCGTGGGAAACTCGGCTCCGTGGTATCCCACGTCCTTCCAGCCCATATCGTCGGTTAATATAATAACGATGTTCGGTTTACCTGCACCGTAGGATGAACTGAGAAAAACAAGAAAGAGAAGTGAGCGAATAAACCAGAGCATAGGGCACCATTGAAAAATGGAAAAGGAAACTAGGCAAGAGATTTACCTATGAGTTCTCATCCTCCCCAGCTTTATTGACCTTCCGCAACACCCCGAATTGAGTCAACCGATGGCTGCTACCGATTCCCGCACAGACTTGAGAAATACGGGTACTTCCTTCAAGGGTTCATAGTCTGTGGTCTTGCCGGCGGAAAGCGTTTCAATGGGAAGGTAGCCGCGATACCCGGAGTGCCTGATAATCCCCATCAATCGATTCAGATCGGTTGGCTTAAACATGGACATTTGATACGGAGATACGGTTGCTCGAACAAATTCCTTGATCTGAAAGTTTACTGCAAACGGCATGACGCTTTCGATATCCTGATACGGATCAGGTGTGAGAAAGTATCCGGTATCGACGATGACGCCGATCCATTTTGAATCTACTGCCTGGATCAGCTCTACCGTTTCATCTGCGGTTTTTAAAAAATCACCGTGATTTTGGATGCCGATGATTACACCCATCTTTTTGCCGTGTTCTGCGAGCTCTTTCAGGTCGTCCACCATCCACTTCATTTTTTCAGCGCGCCACTGTTTGAGTTTCTTGGCCTTCTCTTCTCGAGCAGGATCGTTCGGCTTGATATGTTCCGCCATCAGATAGGAGGGTTCCAAGCCTGTGAATACTCGAATCACCGGAGCACCAAGCCGAGCCGCTACCTCAGTCCAAACTTTAATCCGCTCAATATCTTTCTCTATCAACTCACGATCGCCGCCTTCATCTTTGCTGAAGACAATTCCTTCTTTCCCTTTACGATCGAAGGGAACACCGGTTAATGAATTGCCGATACCTGTTCCACTGATTGGCAAGCCCAGGTCCGCAGCCCTACGTCGAATGTTGTCCACAAAATTGTCAGGAGGAGTTGTTGCTTCCTTAGATGAGTAATTAGGAAAGTAGTAGCCCGTGATATCCACCGCGTCGAATCGATGGTCCGGATGGGCGCAGTAATCGAGCAATTCAAAGAGCGTCATTCCCGGGCCTTTCCTTTTCAAGGCTACCGCATTCAACATCTTTGCAAAGGAGTATGCATTCAGTCCAATTTGCATCGGCTCGGATGCTTGAAAGATTCGAGAAGGAATCTGCTGCGCCATCAGTGGGCATCTATATCCTGCCGCGGTCGCCACGCCAAAAACCGTGGCAGATTTAATAAACGATCTGCGAGTCAAGGCAGTTGAGTTTATAAAAGTTTTCACAGGAATAAGTGCGCTAAGAAAAAGTCCGTGCAGCAACAGCTCTAACAAATGGCGATACCAAGAGCCAGGTCAAGATAGAGAATTTTCTCCTCATCTTGACGCGACCCACATCCAGTCTAAATTGGGTGGTTTCGTGTTTCAGGATTGTCGTAAGCGTTAAACGACATATCAAAACAAGGCTGAAACCGTCTTCCATTTTACAATGAATCGACCTCCAAACATTTTGTGGATCTGCAGCGACCAACAGCGTGTGGATACTCTGGGCTGTTATGGGAACACTCAAACACATACCCCACACATCGATAAACTTGCTGCCAATGGCGTCCGCTTCGATCACGTCTATTGCCAAAGTCCTATTTGCACCCCAAGCCGTTCCAGTTTTCTTACCGGACGGTATCCGCGTACGTGTCGTGGACGTCAAAACGGAGCCGATCTGCCAGGTAGCGAACGACTGGTCACCAAGCTACTGGCGGAAGCTGGGTATTATTGCGGGCTTGTAGGGAAGCTTCACCTACGCGCTTGCCATGCGGATACTTGTCCTGACGAAGAAGAACGTCTTGATGACGGCTACTCCGAGTTCAATTGGTCCCATAGTCATGCCGACAACTGGACTTCTCGCAAATTCCATGAATGGTACGAAGCAAAAGGGTATAAGCATGAGAAGCGGCTCCATCCTGAATGTGAGCATGTGGAGATTGGCCCACCGGCGGAGTTCCACCAAACCACCTGGTGTGGAGAATTGGCATCCGATTTCATTTCGAAAAACGAGGCGAGTGAGCAACCCTGGCTCTATTCGGTTAACTTTTTTGATCCTCACCACAGCTTCAATCCACCCGAAGCATACCTAAACCGATACCTGGATCGTCTGGATGAAATTGAGCTGCCTCACTACTCACCAGGTGAACTGGAAAATAAGCCCAGCTATCAGACGATTGATCACCATGGGGCTTACGATGGAAATTTTTATTCCTACGCTTCTATGACAGATAAGGATCACCGGTTTGTGAAGGCCGCCTATTGGGCTATGTGCGACTTGATCGACGACCAGGTGGGGCGGATGATGCAAGCTCTCGAAGCTTCCGGCCAACTCGACAATACTTTGGTTATATTCATGTCCGACCATGGCGAGATGATGGGTGACCATGGGATTTATTTGAAAGGCCCGCATTTTTATGAACCGGCCGTTAAGGTTCCTTTCATCGTCAGCTGGCCGGGGCGGATTGCTCCCGGCGTTTCCGATGCACTCGTGGAGTTGTTCGACATAGCACCGACTTTAATGGAGGCTGCCGGTCTCAAACCTTACGAGGGCATGCAGGCTAAGAGCCTATGGCCTTTGCTGGCAGATGGAGCCGATCGTAACGTGCATCGGAAGGACATTTATTCCGAGTATTATAATGCGATGGTTTGGTATGACCCCAGTCCTCATGTCACCATGTTAAGAACTGAGAACGCAAAAATCACTGTTGATCACACCGGGAATACAGGGGAGTTATACGACCTGATGTCCGATCCGGGAGAAATTAAAAACCTCTGGAAGGATCCTAAGCATCAAAATTTGAAGGCGGATCTTCTGCTTCGTTTATGCCACCGCATGGCCTGGACCGTTGACCCACTTCCTCTACGGATCGGTCGTCATTGATACTGCCATTCCGAACCAAGCAGTAAGGATTCGGGCGCTTAATCTCGAATCTATTTTTATAGGATGAACACGGATACAATCCAATAAATGGAACAAGTGATACCTAAAGAAGTGTTCCTTACCGGAAC encodes:
- the tcmP gene encoding three-Cys-motif partner protein TcmP gives rise to the protein MKACDFHDNPYDGGTLTKLEIFEAYVKAWIPVFLSRPDAPFDELHIFDFFAGPGQDANNVSGSPVRILKQLQGALDQRLASWENVKKVVHFFDLDRGKIDHLKSKIENEGLTVTGVALDIRSIDFESALKENGNILNNRRIAKLLIADQCGVDAVSDSVFSTLINCPRADFIFFLSTNTLHRFRDHPAIKQKIGKPEDSFHIHREAFRYYKNLIPPSSKVYLGHFSIKKDSGNIYGLIFGSKHPLGINKFLEVAWKNDKIAGEANFDVDREKIKEDELLLNLDVMVPKKIAVFEEALSDGFREKRFANEMDIAELCFESGVTCKLAAPVISQLKKEGIIQCKFRSPVVKNWKNPRLITYL
- a CDS encoding GMC family oxidoreductase, with product MPVISPNEIQSNYDVVIVGSGAGGGQVAYLLAMAGIKTLVLEAGRMFDPVRETAMFHTPDQAPLREEPTPDKQYGFYDASITSGWDIPGEPYTNASKEEKREFHWWRQRMMGGRTNHWGRVSLRNGSYDFKTNSRQGVGFDWPITYDDLAPYYDKVEMLVGIFGASEGIENSPDSSPGVLLPPPPFRAGELLAKERGKKLGIPVLPVHRAVLTQRQDADTLPAKLHPGNAKAQRLLAENMRMRSACLFATDCHRGCSVGAAFDSTTTLLRPALKSGNLDILPNAMVRNVTVDKSGKASGVSYIDKVDGREHQVKGRVVVLAASAYETARLLLNSKSNRFPDGLGNSSGKVGKYITDSISSRFSAQIPALENLPIHNEDSVVGQQAYVPFWLCKEQAAGKLDFPGGYKFIMVSGRKMPNLNTGKSFDSLSDSDGIPFGKKLKEDARRYYGSMQGIGAQGAMAANDDCFCELDPEVKDQWGIPALRFHWKFSEDDIKQVAHQQEMMGNLLEAMEAKFNRPPDTENPLKAVKEGGQTIHEVGGAIMGANASNSVTNQWCQTWDVPNVFIADGAPFPGTADKNPTLTIMALAWRTADHLIGEIKKGNI
- a CDS encoding TIM barrel protein, yielding MGLPTPSEEVKKQQSNLDWVKRLLELAHDLKVDNLPLIQGVLGGGKWGQKKNLFRDRVGQWLELAAAAGITLAIKPHRGHAMSTPDEAVWMIHELGDNPKLRMVYDYSHFAFRDMSIESTVDMALPYTSYVVMKDAVQENEKVVFELPGQSGTVDHARVLSLFYEGGYRGEICPEVSSLVWRAEGYDPENAARICYRNLSDIFSEAGVGRI
- a CDS encoding gluconate 2-dehydrogenase subunit 3 family protein, which produces MNKENNFPRINRREALKWIASAATSLPALGASSLPLTQASASTVTAQGYGPDPDLLKIYRPGDLWPLTLSDEQRRIVIALCDIIMPSDDQSPSASSLGVHDFVDEWISSPYPDQAKDRKLILQGLPGLDEEAQRQGAKNFVSLKLAEQTAICQELARSAKASNKKFPGNFFYLMRNLIAGGYYTTPAGMKDIGYTGNVARTHAPAPPPEALAHLGLKGEK
- a CDS encoding sulfatase, encoding MTPKFLLSIIFFIGFGLCAKQPNILFFLVDDLGYMDIGANNPDTFYETPNIDQLAATGMRFTDGYAANPVCSPTRYSIMTGKYPSRVDATNFFSGAREGLFKPAPLNDVMALEEVTLAEALKTVGYKTFFAGKWHLGSTEEYWPENQGFEINKGGWALGAPRYGSKYFSPYGNPRLEDGPEGEHLPHRLADETMKFMEDNKDGPFLAYLSFYSVHTPLMAPDHLVKKYEEKAKRLGLVGKKEFAHEEQVLPIQQERQVRISQQHAIYAAMMESMDTNLGRVLDKLEALGIADNTIVCFTSDNGGLSTSEGLPTSNLPLRGGKGWTYEGGIREPYLIKWPGVTKPGSVNTTPVCSIDFYPTLLEIAGADFDHPIDGISLVPELRQNGSIEREALYWHYPHYSNQGGIPSGAIRMGDWKLIERYEDGRLHLYNLKDDIGEKNDLAEKHPDRVSSMKARLHTWYREVDAKFLRPKEPWRPK
- a CDS encoding phage Gp37/Gp68 family protein encodes the protein MSQTSKIEWTDATWNPVRGCTKVSPGCKHCYAETLAERFRGTLGHPFEFGFDLRLVPEKLGDPIRWSRPKKIFVNSMSDLFHEDISDEYIEKVVDVMLAANWHTYQILTKRSTRMANLLAGKLKKGAEASHIWWGVSVEDKQYGIPRVSELRRSNPTHTFLSVEPLLEDLGTFDLSGIDWVIVGGESGRGARPLKKEWVRNIRKLCCSYKVPFFFKQWGGVRKKETGRELDGRTYSEFPESAVNEVASKERRLDLLSHLSFA